The DNA segment AGGGAGATCCACTCTCCCCTTCTTTGTTTATTATTAGTGCAAAAGTGCTAACCAGATCCTTGAATAATCTCTTCATATGTGGAAATTTTACCCCGTTCAGCATGAATAATAGAGGTCCAAAGATCAATCACCTTGCATATGCTGACAACATTGTCATATTCTATGGAGGTAACAAGAAATCCATCAAACTTATCACGAACCAAATTAGGAGGTATGAAAAGGCTTTGGGACAAAAAGTCAACAATGACATGAGTTATTTTATCATATCTCCTAACACTTCTGCTTCTAGGATCAATAGAATTAGGCAGGCATCAGTGTTCATGGATAAAACATTTCCTTTCAATTATCTGGGGTGTCCTATCTATCATGGATGGAAAAACACTGTCTTATTTGAAGAAATGTTAGCGAAGATTTTTAAAAGGCTCAATGGATGGCAAGGTAAAATTCTATCTCCGGAAGGAAAAATCACATTGATCAAGCATGTATTACAATCTCTCCCCACTTACACTTTGTCTCCTATgagctcccccccccccaaagaaCTATTACTTTCATGGAAAAACATTTTGCAAACTTCTTCTAGGGTTCGACAAATGGGTCAAACAAATACCATTGAAGTTTTTGGCATAATATGTATCTTCCCAAAGACGAAGGTGGCATTGGAATTAGGAAGATGCAAGATGTAATTGATACTTTCAGTATTAAGAGATGGTGAAGGTTTAGAATGCCGAACTCTCTATGGGACACCTTTCTCAGAGACAAACACTGCATTAGATCTCACTCGGTAAGTAAAACCATGACTTCGGCAGATTTGCATAGTCGGAAAAACCCGTTAAAGACCAGGCACAAGGTGGAATTTCACATTAAATGGAGCATTCAAAATGGTTCATCAAGCTTCTGGTAGGATAATTGGACTCGTGAAGACCCGCTTGCTCACCCGGTCCAAGGTATCAGAAAATCGGCCAAGACCCAAGTTAAAGATTTCTTAACAAATGGGCAATGGAACATCAACAGGTTAAATCAGGTTCTTACTTCTCACATCACTGATTTTATTTGTAAAATTGATATAGGTAATGATTTGGAAGATGATTTCCCTATTTGGACCTTGTCGAATGACGGAAATTTCTCAAATAAATCGGCGTGGCACTTAATCTGGttaaaaaacagaaaaaataattttttaaagaatgtTTGGCATCACGCAATTCCTTTTAAAATGTCCTTTCTAACTTGGAgaattatgaaaaaaaaattgtcttttgATAACATGATTAGTAAGTTTGGTACTAACATAGCTTTGAGATGTTCTTGTTGTAGTGTCCCACAGGTGGAATCCATGCAACATGTTTTCGTGGAAAGTGAAGATGCGATGCATATATGGAAGAATATTGCCAGCCCATTGGGTATTACTCACCCAAATGCACCTATTGCGGCGGTTTTCAAGAACTGGTGGGAGGCAAAACCAAAGAATAAAATTCATGGCCTGGTTCTACAAGCTACACCAACTCttatttgctggaaaatttgGAAACAAAGAAGTTCATGTAGATATGGCACGCAAATAAAATTTCAACTCAATATCATGAAACGCCAAGGTTTTATGGAACATAACCTCAATAGTAACCAAGTTTATGCCAAATGGAGACATTCAACACCACTGGCCTTCTCTTTGCAGCAGAATTGAATGGTTGAAACTTGTCCAGACATGGAAGCAAGTTCAGTGGCATATGCCGCTCCATGACAAGATCAAAGTTAATACAGATGGAAGCTACATCAAGAAAAGTGGGAAAGCAGGTATAGAAGGAATCATCAGAGATGGGGATGGTAATTGTATCATGGCACTTGCAATGTCGGTTGATTGTGACAGTCATAACATGGCCGAAGCTCTAGCTGCTGAGTTCGGAGGAAAATGGTGTAACTAGTTAGGCTACACTAATTTTGTTCTCAAACTTGACTCAAATATCATAGTGAACATTGTCAACCAAGAAGGAAACAAGAGAATGAAATTAAAGATGGTGGTGGATAGAATTACAAGATTGGTTCAACATAAAAATGCAACGGTCCAACACTGTTATAGAGAAGGCAATCATGTAGCTGATGCTTTAGCTAAAATTGCCTCCATTTCTGACACGAATTTGATATGTCTTCGATCAACTACCAAAAGAAGCTAAAGGCCCCTTCATTATGGATAAGTGGCAAATGCCTAGTATTAGAACAAAATATGAGAAGAACAACTTTTTTGTTAGTTGAGTTTGATGTATATAGTTATGACAGTAGAGTGGTAGATTCCATCTTTGGGCGTGATAGAAATCACCATATTGTATTATGTTTACGTGGTAAGGCCTAGCCCCCCCTCACTGATCATTTTTTGCAATACAACGCCCAGATCTCTGTCTAGGgagcttttaaaaaataaaaaataaaaagacaaaacgGGCACATTTTGTGGAAATTGGAAGGATTCATACTTTTTTTTTTAGCTAATTGACTTCAAACAAATATTTTCACTTCATTTACTAGGTGAAATAGTGTTGTGGATCCAAATTCCCTTTAAGCTTCCCAAAACCCTAAAAGCCGACAGAGCACAACGAAACAACAGTTAATCATCATGATTATAGACAAATCAATGGATGCTAGCTATCCTTAAAACGACCAAACTACATTAATTATAATGCTACTAAAAATGTCATAATCCGTTCTGTGACTTACTTCTTTGAGCTAGTagcttttatttctcttctaagtattttattttgTCTCTTTCCCTTTAAATAGTAATGCATCTAGATATGTCCAAAGGGTATCACTAATCCAAAAGTCGAGAGTTCAAAGCCGCAGTTAATCTActttaatttttttccttttttagcaGAGCAATATTCCTACATATATATAGACAATATGATGCGAATAAAAAAGCATCATTATCTTAAATACACCATATTCACATGGCCTACTTGTACTCTTTACTTGAAAACGttaaagaaaataatttcatGAAGTTTGTTAATGGGGTTCATTTTTAAAGATTATGAACACGAAAAGATATTGGACAGGACACACTATTGAAAGACGACCACATATTAGAAAATGAGCTGTAATATATCAGAACACAGGAATTATTAATGTCTGTTTTGGGAAGAAAGAAACAGCCCCCACATGTTTATACTGGAATGGAATAAAGCAACATGAGACCGATCTTGTGATAATTTTTCCGACAGTTTCTTGACTAGACCAGTCTTTCTCCAACATAACTTAGAAATTCCCCAGTTCATCCATGTAAATTCAACTCCTATCCACAATATTTATTGATAACATTATGTTAGTGTCTTCTAGTTATTTCATTATATACTTGTTAAACTGTTAAATTAGATGGTCATATACTTTTATATGGTATTAGAAATTCTAGGTTCGAATCTCACTTCCATCCATTATGGGAAAAAAGGAAGAATTTGCGTGAGGGGCCGTATTAAAATGTCATAGAATTAAGTAATTAGAAGTGTGCTCTCTCAAATAGgttaagcttttagatgagattATCCTCACTTACTTCAACATGCAGCCACTAGCACAATGTACATAGCAACTACTTCCTCTCCTCAGATGGAGATTTGGTTTTGTAGGTTTTTTACGAATATTAGTTTAGTTATATATAATCATTTTTATAAAAGATCTATAAATAAGACAGAATACAtctttatataattatttttcttctatttaaGTTGAATCATTATCTATTCAAATTGTAAATGACCACAGGAGGTCATTTAATTTTCTCTGCCGTGGGGTACAATTACACATACACAGTCATATAGGATGTCTTGACACTATTGAAATATACTTGTTTGGAAGTACTAGACGTAGTGTAATGTTATTGCTGATTCATGCATGTTGTATATATACGAGTAATATCGGGGACAATGCATATCCAGACGTCCCGGAGGCAAAGATGGAAGAAGGGCATGGGCACACAAGGTTGAAATCGAGACTGGAAGCCTTTCGTACCGAGATCCATGAAAAGTGAATAATATGCTCATCGTCGGGCGTGATAAACCATCCCCGGACCCAAAACGAGTTCTGAGACTCCGAAAAACACAATGAACGGTTGCACACAACAGATAGAGGGTTGTGATATTTATAACCGACCGGATATCATAGCGCGAATCCCACTCGATGCCGGTTACGGATCAGTAGCTAATGAAAGAGGAAGATTTTTACCCTTTTTAGATTTGTACTAGCGAtgaaactcccctactatataaaggggaagctTTTATTTGATAACACACGTTGTAACACACAAATCAAGGCAATACAAATTTATTTTTATGCTCTTTAGCTATTGCAAAATTCTTATTTTACTGCTTGTTTCTTCGTTCATAACTGACTTCGAACCAAGGGTCCGATCGAAGGTAAAACTATTGTTCAATCTGGATTTGAATCGGGCCGTGATATTACAATTGGATATTCTTAATTATTTATATTGAATCAATCCATGTCCttaaaaccacgtataaatttaaTGGTTATCTGTTTTAAGGGTAAACACATGTAAACAATATAAGTTAGGAAGATTCAAACCCCATAAACACTCACATATACAATGTAATATAGCTTACGGAATTAAGATGTTCCATAGAAGTGAATAAGTTTTTTAACTACCAAATGCATGAAGAAGCGATACCACTTAAAAGTAAGATATTTAAGACCATCCTACGATCCTATTATAAACTCTACTAATACAGTAGTGACGAAACCATAAAATTCAATAAGGATGTTAAAATTTGAACAACCTTTGCCAATGGACTACGCAAGATTGTTCAAAGTCTatttttaatcaataacaagtaaTATTTTATCTTATACACGGTATAATCTTTCAACATAGCATTTGAATGAGCTAATTTACCTTTCTACTCTagctttaaaaaaaaatattctcctTCCATGAAAGCAGAGAAAGGGGTATTTATTAAGAAGGTAGATGAAGGAGGAAATAAGGTGAGTATTGAAGAACTAGTAATACCCTATGCTATAAATTTGTTTGCACTTTGCAGCCAAGGTCAGCACAGCAGCTTTTAATAACCATGTAGGAGTATAATCTTATCTTTTAAGACTATTGAAAAACAAAATGCAGATGTAAATGAAAGAGCAAGTTGAGAAGGAATTTAATTCTGCAGtatggaaaacaaaacaaaagcttTGAAGAGTGCTAAAAGTAATTAAGCCCGCCCGCAATGGAGCATGTGAAGAAGAGAAATATTGACAGAATATGGGGAAAATAAACCCGACTTACAAACTGTAACCTTTGCATGGTGAACACGTACCAATTTTTCTTCCCACAAATTCATCCCTTAATTCTTCATTCACCAATCTGATCATACGATAATAGTACTAACAATCTAGCTAGCTGATGTATCAAGAAAATGCCAAAAAGAAACACATATATAGCTTCATAATATTTTACAAGATTTAATAAATATCAAGATTAACACGAAGAAATGTGCAATGGTTGACCTACTAGCTAGAAATCATCATTAATTGCACAGAAAATGCCCCAAGAACACGTACAAAAAAAATCAGATGGAATTTAAAGTGGACAAATGGAATTtcataaagagaataaataaagaaaaaccaaggtgACTAAAAATGTCTAGCTAGGAATTAACCCTAACAAAAAGTTAATTAAGTAACCTCTTACAACAAATCCTTGGCTAGTGATATTATATCTAGCTAGCTGCCGTCTTCCCATTTTGCTCCTCCATCAAATAGATGTTTTCTTTTTAATTAGCCATAAAAAGGTGAAAAGCAAAATAGTGATCAAGAaaatgtttttagggttttttaccAAGAGTGTGCTTGTTGTTGTGCATCCAAACTTTGAAAACATGGCGCTGAACATTTGTCTCGGCACAAAACTGCTGCACTAATGCCTCATCTTGCTTTTGCATACGCCACCCCAATCTTTCAGCAAATGCCAACATTTTATCCTTTTGGTCTGCTGTGAACTTTGTCCTAAACCTCTTTCTTGATGAACCACCCACCCCACCACTTCCCCCACCCCCACTACTACTCGGGTTCGACATATCTTCATCTTCTCTAGAAGTTGATGGTAGTGCTAAGGGTCTTTGATGGGGTGGTGGGTTGACGTGTAGGTACCCAGATGGGTGGTGAGGGGTTCGGTAGGAAGTGTAGGGAGAAAATTGGGGATGGTGGGAATGATGGGGTTGGGGGTGGTGGTGGGTTAGGTGGGGTGGTGGGGTATGGTGGAATACCTCTCCTTCAACCTCTTTCCGGTGGAAATTCCGGTGGCAATTGCAGGCTGCACATTTCAAAGCATCCATAGTACCTGTTGCGACATAATATAAGTAAGTGACTAAGAAATCACACGTGAAGGATGTGTTAAGACAAATGTAATTAGCAATTAAAACTATACATTTTCTAACAATTTAAGCTTATAAATGAGATAGTCATATGCTTTAACATTAATACCTTCTTCACCGGCGGGCATAAAATCTCTACAGCCATCTACAGCATGTCCACCTATACCCACGGCATGATTTTTCAAGCACTCTCTATACCTAACACTACTTTTTCTAACAGTAGTTGAAACCCCTTCTTCAACTCCTCTAACTGAATTATTTCCTTGTGTTTGGAAATTAACATTTGCCGCAGCTGATGATATTTGGTGAATATTTCCAATTTCCTCTTCTTGCTCCTCATGTTCTTCATCAAATTCCATCAGTCTCTCTTCAACCACCCACCACACCTACACCctttttttactttataaatatatatcaggctatatatatatattatgtaatTATTGGAATTTGActacaagaaaaaaaaatctacATCACCCCTCAAAGAAAATAGATCTAAAGTGGGGTTGTATATAAAAGAATTAGACAGTGAGAGGGAGGGGACAAAGGGAGAGAAAAAAGAGACTGAAAATGATTAGTGATGAGAAAGATGATGATCAgaagagaagataagagaaagaGCTAAGGTGTGGACATAAATTACCCAACCTGCAAAAGATAAAGAATAAAAAAGATGGTCTTTTTAACTTGATTCTTGCTTATATAATTTTCTCTCTCTCAAAACCCTAATACTCcattattttctttaacttttatGTGAGGTAATTAATGGGAGGGGTAAAAAGATGGATTTTTACTGGAGTTGGGATAGTAAAACATGTGCTCCCTAGGGGGAGAGCATCAAACATGAATGCTCCTCACTGGCAATCAGAACATTTTTTTGCCAATGGAGGTAAAAGTGAAGGGTCACTGAAATTACTTTAGAGTAAGCACGAGAATGGAAAATAAGATGGCGTGTCTGCTCAGTATTTCAGTTTAGTGACGTCTTATACACCTGCAAAAAGCCTGTACCTTTggaaaaactaaattccattgtATCTTATTAAAATTAATCTTTATTTTTGAAGCTCTAAGGTTTTAATTAGTGTGGTTAATTTAGACAAAGCTCTTTACCATTTATATCTGGGGTCCggattttgtgtttttttttcttctttttgggtaGATCTTTGCCTTGTTTCATTCATTTGTTTCGATTATTTTATCTCCATTGGCCTTTTCCGTTGAACTTTAAGCATTGGGCTTTAAAGACTTTAAGCATTGGAGTGTGAATTGGGAAATGgtgggaaataaaatggagggaaatgaaaatttgaatCAAGTGAGCTTTTGTCATGAACTTTGTACCACATTAGTAAAAGACAACTACACTTGTGTGTATAAATATAGGATCACTTCTtagagctcttaaaaggagttgaaaagaatgaaccctcgcgTCGCCGTCGTtgctcgctcggcttcggcttcggatttatCAAATGAttgataagattattttttggacaaaatttatttaattaattatttaataattaattaaatgtcaTATCACTGCTGAAGATTCAGAAGTATAGTTAGGCGGCAGAAActtctgaaaaggcaccttttCCAAAACAAACATCACACCTCTTCCAataattgcctataaattctgaggcatgGCTTCGGTTTTGAGATACCAAAAACATTACAGAACTTCCTTCTTTCTGAAAATACTGCAttctaattcgcagtctctctctctcaaattcgtaagtgtgattttgttccgttctttgagtttgttggtatcctgcagtttgtattgccactgttgaaGGAATGTTTATTCCGTttcatcctgggaggatttaatccattaccttgacAACGTGTGaaggggttaaaattccttaaggacgcacaagcaaattgtggactcggaatatttcttatAGTTTATATATTCTATTTCTTCTTCCTCTTGTTTTTTCCTTAACAGTGTTGATTTTGGTTAATACACGTTGCCTAACAGTGGCGATCACGGTGGGACTCGAAACCACAATCTCCCGCTCCggatcccccacatgaatgggaatgACTGTAACAAGAATGATCATCGACGAAAGTTGTGTGatttgcaagtaaggattaattgcatctggataagtaggtttccctttgaactttccgtagtgaacatatgtcggatatactcggtcaatcggtagatttgatatttttgaaccgtcgaactttagtgtatacctagacaaccatatttctcacaatcaacccttaaccgtcttttggttctcattgttgtgttcgtttcagccatgaacacctcCTGGTTTCATAaatgcgtagagaattggccttacagaattctcattgaagcggcttccacttcacacttacataggtgattcctaaacatgTAATCCTCTAGATTGACACTATTTGATAAATACCACATCAAACTTaggtaatcattaaagaacgtgtaaagttctatccttgtaactgaacattgtcttcatcacgagaaggGACCAAAGACTTTACTTTGACAAAGTTGAACCggtcaatcacaactttgtttgagctccttgaacctagatctcggaatatccaaaattctaggtagagttaccgccatgttgacttgtcctcggccatagtcccattcccttagatgatttctcaactccctctctagttaagccttttgtaagcggatctgccacattatcctttgatcttacataatcaatagtgataattccactagaaagtagttgtctaacagtgttatgtcttcgtcgtatatgacgtgactttccgttatacataacgttccctgcccgtcctattgcagcctcactatcgcaatgtatgcatataggagccaaaggttttggccagaacggAATGTCTTCTAAGAAATTTCGAAGCCATTCTGCTTCTTCGTCGGCCTTATCCAAAgctataaactctgattccattgtagagcgagcgatgcacgtctgtttggaagacttccaagatactgctcctccaccaacaaTAAAAATATATCCACTTGTAGACTTTGTTTCTGTTGAGCCGGTTATCCAATTCGCATCACTATATCCTTCGATAaccgcaggatatttattgtAATGTAAACCGTAGTCTTAGGCATATTCCAAATATCCCAAATCTCGTTTCATTGCCACCCAATGATGtttgttgggattacttgtgaatcgactaagtttacttattgcacaagctatatcaggATGTGTACAGTTCATGATATACATTAAGCTTCCCAATacacgagcatactccaattgagacgtgctttcacctttattctttataagatgacggtttaagtcaattggagttcttgcacttctaaattccaagtgtttaaatttttcaagtactattttcacgtaatgtgattgagacaaagctagaccctgaggagtcctctggattttaattcctagaattacattggcaactcctaagtctttcatatcaaacttactagcaagcatacgcttagtagcttgaatgtcggcaatgtctttgctcattattagcatatcatcaacatataagcaaacaattactatatgatttggaatgttcttaatgtaaacacacctatcacattcattaatcttaaagccatttgacaacattgtttggtcaaatttcgcatgtcattgcttaggtgcttgttttagtccataaagggacttaacaagtcgacacaccttcttttctttttccggaaccacaaacccttcaggttggttcatgtaaatttcttcctctagATCACAATTTAAGAaggcagtttttacatccatttgatggatttgaagaccatacaaggcggctaATGCTATCAGCATCCGAAtggatgtaattcttgttaccgacgagtatgtgtcaaaatagtcaagaccttctcgctGTCTAAATCCTTttacaacaagtcttgccttgtatttgtcaatagtaccatcgtcttttattttcttctttgaaatccatttagaacccaatgtTTTGTTACCTgaaggaagatcaaccaattcccaggtatggttgctcaatatggattctatttcactattgacaacttctttccaatattgtgcttttgaggaagacattgcttccttgaaggtacgaCGCTCATTTTCTAGCAGGaaagtcagaaaatctggaccgaatgaagtagatGTCCATTGACGTTTACTTCTTCTCGGATTTTCCTCATTTGGCATACCATTTAttatttcctcccgaggtcgttttgacttttggTAGGTCAattcactttcctttttatacggataaatagtttcaatgaattcagcattatctgattctattatcgtattaacgtgaatctcaggattttctgatttatgaaccagaaaacgatatgccttgttattggttacatatccaataaatacacaatcaaccgtttttggacctatcttaacccttttagttttaggaacttgtaccttagctaaacacccccacactttgaagtatttcaagttgggcttccttcctttccatttttcataaggaatggactgtgttttactatgaggtacacggttgattattcggttagctgtaagtattgcttcccccacaagttctgtggtaaACCAGAGCTTATCAACAACGcattcatcatctctttcaacGTTTGATTCTTTctctccgcaattccattagattgtggagagtaaggggcagttgtttggtgaataatgccattttccaaacatatttcttcaaaaggagattcatattcgccacccctatcacttcttatcattttgatctttttgtttagttgtgtttcaacttcactcttgtattgcttgaaagcatcaattgcctcatctttactattaagtaaataaacatagcaatatctcgtgctatcgtcaataaaagtaataaaatactttttcccaccgcgagatggtgttgacttcatgtcacaaatatctgtgtgaattaagtctaaaggacttgaattcctttcaacggacttataaggatgcttagcatactttgattccacacatatttgacatttagaattaatgcaatcaaattttggcaatacttctaaatttatcatttttcgcaATGTTTTGAAGTTGACGTGACCTAAGCGTGCatgccataaagtgtttgactcaagtaagtaagaagaagcattaactttattgataggaactgctattacatttagcttaaaaaagCCCTCATtcaggtaaccttttcctacatacaCATCATTCTTACTTagtacaacactattagaaacaaaaatacatttgaatccattcttgacaagaagtgaggtagacacaaAATTCTTGCGAATTTCTGAAACATGGAGAACTTGGTTTAGAGTCACAATTTTTTCCGACGTCATCTTCAACGCAATCttgccaactccttcaattttggcTGTAGACGAATTTCCCATGAAAATTGTCTCGTCGGGTCCTGCGGGGGCATAGgaagaaaataactccttgttagcacaaacatggcgggtgccagaatcaatccaccattctttaggatttcctaccaagttgcattcagacaacattgcacacaagtcctccatttcttcagcattttcaaccatgttagcttgattcttcttcttcttatcattctttggtgcacgacaatccacggccttatgcccagattttccacagttgtggcaattacccttAAACTTTTTCTTTcttgggtaattctttggtccagaagcgttctttctcttcttattttgtggcgCCTCCTCAACAATGTTAGCCCTTATTATTGTCGAGTTtccacgtgacttcttttcagcatttttgttgtcttcttctatcctcaaacGAATAATCAAGTCTTCAAGTGTCATCTCCTTCCGCTTGTGTTTTAGATAGTTCTTAAAgtccttccacaacggaggtaacTTCTTAATGAAAGCGGCAACTTGAAATgcctcatttatgaccataccttcaataataaattcataattaataacacgataaatcttattaataaaattattgattcgGGTCATACCTTCAGTAAGGAGAtcatgcacaatgacttgtaattcttggacttgagttatgaccgacctagtgtcaatcatcttgaaatccaaaaaaCTTGCAGCTACGAACTTCTTAAGGCTGGCatcctcagtcttgtacttcttctcaaaCGCATTCCGTAatgtttttgaagtttccatgacactatagaTATTGTACAAGCTATCTTCCAAACAACTCAAAATGTAGTTTTTGCCcaagaaatcagaatgtttccatgcttcagttacCACAAATCGTTCGTCATCCGGAGTGCCTTCAGCCAGGAccggaggatcctccttgatgaaTCGCTGCAAACTCAACGTAGTCAGATAGAAGAGCATCTTCATTTGCCAACGTTTGAAGTCAATACCGGAAAACTTTCCCGGGTTTTTCTGCTGGTGCCATAGCATGAGCAGGAGTTGAACGGCTTGACGAGGCAGCAACACTCGTAATAGTAGCACCCGTTCCCGCAACATTTTcattagtttggttttcattcgACATGTTTCTGTAGAGTTGGAAACAAACAGAACTTTGTTAAATCAGTGAAGCGTTaatatcttcaaactgaataccaaaccaaacacacaacacgtaacaatggtgaagtttttatatacttcaaaCCCCTACGTTTCTTATTCCGGTAAAGTTTTGTTATACTTTAAACCAAACAGAATAATTATTGGAGTAGAAAGCACGAAGGCTTTAGTCTCCAAACCAGTATACAAAATATAGATAACAGTTTTAACCAATCAGAAG comes from the Nicotiana sylvestris chromosome 4, ASM39365v2, whole genome shotgun sequence genome and includes:
- the LOC104210884 gene encoding zinc-finger homeodomain protein 2-like; the protein is MEFDEEHEEQEEEIGNIHQISSAAANVNFQTQGNNSVRGVEEGVSTTVRKSSVRYRECLKNHAVGIGGHAVDGCRDFMPAGEEGTMDALKCAACNCHRNFHRKEVEGEVFHHTPPPHLTHHHPQPHHSHHPQFSPYTSYRTPHHPSGYLHVNPPPHQRPLALPSTSREDEDMSNPSSSGGGGSGGVGGSSRKRFRTKFTADQKDKMLAFAERLGWRMQKQDEALVQQFCAETNVQRHVFKVWMHNNKHTLGKKP
- the LOC138890224 gene encoding uncharacterized protein, translated to MLRERVLLLRVLLPRQAVQLLLMLWHQQKNPGKFSGIDFKRWQMKMLFYLTTLSLQRFIKEDPPVLAEGTPDDERFVVTEAWKHSDFLGKNYILSCLEDSLYNIYSVMETSKTLRNAFEKKYKTEDASLKKFVAASFLDFKMIDTRSVITQVQELQVIVHDLLTEGMVINEAFQVAAFIKKLPPLWKDFKNYLKHKRKEMTLEDLIIRLRIEEDNKNAEKKSRGNSTIIRANIVEEAPQNKKRKNASGPKNYPRKKKFKGNPKEWWIDSGTRHVCANKELFSSYAPAGPDETIFMGNSSTAKIEGVGKIALKMTSEKIVTLNQVLHVSEIRKNFVSTSLLVKNGFKCIFVSNSVVLSKNDVYVGKGYLNEGFFKLNESELTYQKSKRPREEIINGMPNEENPRRSKRQWTSTSFGPDFLTFLLENERRTFKEAMSSSKAQYWKEVVNSEIESILSNHTWELVDLPSGNKTLGSKWISKKKIKDDGTIDKYKARLVVKGFRQREGLDYFDTYSSVTRITSIRMLIALAALYGLQIHQMDVKTAFLNCDLEEEIYMNQPEGFVVPEKEKKVG